CCGAATTACCCAGCGATTCATCCGTCTGCAAAAGGATATCGAACAATTAGATAACCGATTACAAAAATTAGAGAAAAAGTAACTATTCAGCCACAAAGCCACTAAGGCCCAAAGAGAATATGGCTGAGTAGTTACGAGAAAGAAAGATAAACCGTGAGCGGCGGATTTAAGAGATTGATCCCTTTCAGTATTGTTTCGCTTCTTCTCTTAACCAACCTCTTTCCCCTGGGCTGGATGGTGATTACCTCGCTGCGTCCTGAAGGCAAGATCATCTCAGACCAAACTAGGTTGATTCCGGAAGATATCTCTCTGGATAATTTCAGGGAGGTGTGGCAGAGCGGCCCCTTTGCCCGCTACAGCTTCAACAGTATCCTGGTTACGAGCGTGGTCATCCTGACCAATATCGGTTTTTCCTCTATGGTGGGTTATGCCTTTGCCCGCGGTCGGTTTTGGGGCAAGGAGATCCTTTTCGGTTTTATTGTGGCCTCCCTTATGATCCCCAAACAGGTCTTGATCATCCCGATCTTTATCTTGATGCATAAGATGGGCTTGATCAACACATATTTTGCCCTTATTCTGCCTTTTTGTTGTGATGGCTTCAACATCTTCCTGATGAGACAGTATATTCAGTCTCTCCCCTTAGACTTAGAAGATGCCGCTCGACTAGATGGGGCTTCTGAAGCCGGTTTGCTTTTCAGGATAGTGATGCCTCTGGCCAGGCCGGCTCTGGCCGTAGTGGCCATAAACACCGCCCTGGTTACCTGGAACGCGGTGCTTTATCCCTTGATCTTGACCAGCACTGATGAGATGAGAACCTTACCGGTTGGCCTGGCTCTTTATTCTCACGGCCCCCATTCGGTTGATTGGGGACATCTAATGGCCGGCTCAAGCCTGGCCTGCCTGCCTATCTTGATTGTGTTTTTAGCCTTCCAACGTCATATTATCGCCGGCATCACTGCCGGAGCAACCAAAGGATGAGATCGATGGTGAATAGGCTGAAGACTTTTAGGCTGAAGGCTGAAGGCTTTTAGGGAACAGCCTTCAGCCTATAGTTAGTAATCTGCCATACAGAGATGTCACTGAACAATTCAATCCGCCATCCGAAATCAGAAATCAGAAATCCAAAGATTGTTTCTATCATTGGGCCAAAAGGCTCCGGAAAGACCACCCTGATTAAAGGGCTGATCAAGGAACTCAATCGCCGGGGTTATCGTGTGGGAACTATCAAGCATTACGACTGCCACCTTGACCTGAAGGAGGTGGAAAAACCAGGGAAGGATACTTTTCACCATTTAACCGCTGGCGCAGAAAGGGTAGTCCTGGCAGGGCCTGCTTGGTTAACCCTGGCCAGAGAACTAAAGAAAGAAATGGGGTTAAATGAAATATGTCAAACTTACCTTCAGGGGTTGGATCTGGTTTTAACTGAAGGTTATAAGGGGGAGGATAAACCAAAGATAGAGGTCTTTCGGTCTGAGC
This sequence is a window from bacterium. Protein-coding genes within it:
- a CDS encoding carbohydrate ABC transporter permease encodes the protein MSGGFKRLIPFSIVSLLLLTNLFPLGWMVITSLRPEGKIISDQTRLIPEDISLDNFREVWQSGPFARYSFNSILVTSVVILTNIGFSSMVGYAFARGRFWGKEILFGFIVASLMIPKQVLIIPIFILMHKMGLINTYFALILPFCCDGFNIFLMRQYIQSLPLDLEDAARLDGASEAGLLFRIVMPLARPALAVVAINTALVTWNAVLYPLILTSTDEMRTLPVGLALYSHGPHSVDWGHLMAGSSLACLPILIVFLAFQRHIIAGITAGATKG
- the mobB gene encoding molybdopterin-guanine dinucleotide biosynthesis protein B, with amino-acid sequence MSLNNSIRHPKSEIRNPKIVSIIGPKGSGKTTLIKGLIKELNRRGYRVGTIKHYDCHLDLKEVEKPGKDTFHHLTAGAERVVLAGPAWLTLARELKKEMGLNEICQTYLQGLDLVLTEGYKGEDKPKIEVFRSELYQQPLSKPGDDLVALVSDTRLDLGVTCFEPTNYKGLADLLEKKFIWHDSKS